GAAAAGTGGAAAGAAGGAGTAGGATTCTTTCTATTATTTTCTCTCGGAATCTATCTTTCTAATGCATACGTAAGTGTTGAACTAGCCGGGATATTAAGTTCTATCGTTACGATTACCTTTGGCTTTCTTATCATTAAATTAAAAGGAAAAAGTGGGCAAAATCTTATAACAGAGCATGCGGCTGCAACGGAGAGAGAAGTATCCATTATAAAAATTATTAGCCCTTATATATTTCTAACAGTTTGTATTTTACTTTCTCGCCTCGTTCCAGCATTACATGATTTGTTCAGATCATATGCGGTTCTTGATTTGAAATCATACTCTTACAAACTAGAGTTACTATATTCACCAGGATTTTGGCTCGGTATGACTTGCTTATTTACTATTATTTTCTTCCGCATCCCGTCTAATATTATTAAACAATCACTCTCACAAACGATCAAACAATGGATTCCTTTTGCGATTACGACGACAATGTTTATCGCCATTTCAGAACTAATGGGTGCATCAGGCATGCATTCATTACTCGCAAAGACAGCTGGTGATACATTTGGAACATTTTTCGTTTTCGTTGCGCCGTTTATTGGCGCTATTGGTGGATTTTTAACAGGTAGTAACGCAGGATCAAATGCAATGTTTATAAAACTACAAATGCAAACCGCACAAAACGTAGCACTCCCGTGGCAATATGTCACAACACTTCAAAACACCGCATCATCAGTAGCGACAATCGCTTGTCCATCACGGATTACACTAGGTGCTTACTTATGTAATAT
This DNA window, taken from Bacillus cereus ATCC 14579, encodes the following:
- a CDS encoding L-lactate permease, encoding MAILLALIPIMMIFICLFLFKQTSLRSSLISYAVSVGIVLLSPTFQLGISETVHATIKGWLICFIVGYVLFFGIFLFHLMNKMGYIDQVARFLEEVTQDRLLQMLLMCFGICPLIESVSGFGIGFMVAAPIFLSLGYKPFQAVLLSFIGLLASSWGAMATGTIIGSQLINMPLTTLGTNTALLSIPMFAYFVILSLHVVGGWQAVIEKWKEGVGFFLLFSLGIYLSNAYVSVELAGILSSIVTITFGFLIIKLKGKSGQNLITEHAAATEREVSIIKIISPYIFLTVCILLSRLVPALHDLFRSYAVLDLKSYSYKLELLYSPGFWLGMTCLFTIIFFRIPSNIIKQSLSQTIKQWIPFAITTTMFIAISELMGASGMHSLLAKTAGDTFGTFFVFVAPFIGAIGGFLTGSNAGSNAMFIKLQMQTAQNVALPWQYVTTLQNTASSVATIACPSRITLGAYLCNIPYRENELLKKTTLMIFGAVLLVVVEVIVWYMLRN